In a genomic window of Diabrotica undecimpunctata isolate CICGRU chromosome 2, icDiaUnde3, whole genome shotgun sequence:
- the LOC140434814 gene encoding uncharacterized protein: protein MDLCSEQKVILEKVAKENGFKNYTIKSERATNTGDNFVGVLNRISIEENSRKIAVIIKSTKSGVEKEIQNPRIPFLKEIYVYDQIFPEYTAFAQEFNGKDVFKAHCKCFGTCDEENKEYLVLEDMREHGFKMCSKYETMNSFHVEAVIREYAKFHSIALAMKTKRPEQFKKLTNGIPKVAPAQERADMQKIQMLNLYNAVKDDPLATEFVKNFENQLNEAIAIDTNDDVVIIHGDTWCNNMLFKYEDINNQEKPAEVCIIDWQLSQLGSPANDIVNFLFYNASEKILEDYEKYLKIYYETLRQNLKDFSCDAEEILPFDRLRKMFKNYCKRSLWNCVLIMRLQMCESHEVPDVKNLKSLMENGATIEDLVNFKIRRIDEYYRRLSIIIKFIIKNSLF from the exons ATGGACTTGTGTAGTGAACAAAAGGTTATACTAGAAAAAGTAGCTAAAGAAAATGGTTTCAAAAATTATACAATTAAAAGCGAGCGGGCTACAAATACAGGTGATAATTTTGTTGGCGTACTAAACAGAATCTCAATTGAAGAAAATTCCAGAAAAATTGCAGTCATCATTAAATCAACTAAATCAGGAGTTGAGAAAGAAATACAAAATCCAAGAATtccttttttaaaagaaatttatgtGTATGATCAAATATTTCCAGAATATACGGCTTTTGCCCAAGAATTTAATGGTAAAGATGTATTTAAGGCACACTGCAAATGCTTTGGTACCTGTGATGAAGAAAACAAAGAATACTTGGTGCTTGAAGATATGAGGGAACATGGTTTTAAGATGTGTAGCAAATATGAAACAATGAACTCCTTTCATGTAGAAGCAGTAATTAGAGAATATGCAAAATTTCATTCTATAGCATTAGCGATGAAAACTAAAAGACccgaacaatttaaaaaattaacaaatggaATTCCAAAAGTTGCTCCAGCACAAGAAAGAGCCGATATGCAAAAAATACAAATGCTGAATTTATATAATGCTGTTAAAGATGATCCCTTAGCCACagaatttgttaaaaactttgaaAATCAGTTAAACGAAGCAATAGCTATTGATACTAACGATGATGTAGTTATAATACATGGGGATACATGGTGCAACAATATGTTGTTTAAATATGAG GACATCAATAACCAGGAAAAACCTGCAGAAGTATGTATTATTGATTGGCAACTATCTCAATTAGGTTCCCCCGCTAACGATATAGTCAACTTTCTTTTTTATAATGCATCCGAAAAAATACTTGAAGATTAtgagaaatacttaaaaatatattacgaaaccTTACGACAAAATCTAAAAGATTTTTCTTGTGACGCTGAGGAAATTTTACCATTTGACCGTttaagaaaaatgtttaaaaattattgtaaacgTTCGCTTTGGAACTGTGTTCTTATAATGAGGCTTCAAATGTGCGAGTCTCACGAAGTTCCAGATGTGAAAAATTTAAAGAGTCTTATGGAAAATGGAGCTACAATTGAAGATTTGGTTAATTTTAAGATTCGTAGAATAGATGAATATTATCGAAGACTAAGcataataatcaaatttataattaaaaactcTCTTTTTTAA